The following are from one region of the Halorussus rarus genome:
- the ftsZ gene encoding cell division protein FtsZ: MQDIVQDALENAEQESREMEASTNGDEFGDPRIVIVGCGGAGNNTVNRLYNIGVEGADTVAINTDKQHLKMIEADTKILVGKSLTNGLGAGGDPSMGERATEMAQGTIKEVLGDADLVFVTAGMGGGTGTGAAPVVSKIAKEQGAIVVGMVSTPFNVERARTVKAEEGLEKLRNEADSIIVLDNNRLLDYVPNLPIGKAFSVMDQIIAETVKGISETITQPSLINLDYADMTSIMNQGGVAVMLVGETQDKNKTEEVVRDAMNHPLLDVDYRGASGGLVHITGGPDLTLKEAESIASNITERLEASANVIWGARIQDNYKGKVRVMAIMTGVQSAQVLGPSTQKQADKSRQQMGDVDAQSFDASQNVEELGGTGETHSAEQSDDSWGAKSDGGQDPVEQNNGLDVIR, from the coding sequence ATGCAGGATATCGTTCAGGACGCGCTGGAGAACGCCGAGCAAGAGAGCCGCGAGATGGAGGCGTCCACGAACGGCGACGAGTTCGGCGACCCCCGCATCGTGATCGTCGGCTGCGGCGGCGCCGGCAACAACACCGTCAACCGGCTCTACAACATCGGCGTCGAAGGGGCGGACACCGTCGCCATCAACACCGACAAGCAGCACCTCAAGATGATCGAAGCCGACACCAAGATCCTGGTCGGCAAGTCCCTGACCAACGGGCTCGGCGCGGGCGGCGACCCCTCGATGGGCGAGCGCGCGACCGAGATGGCCCAGGGCACCATCAAGGAGGTACTCGGCGACGCGGACCTCGTGTTCGTCACCGCAGGCATGGGCGGCGGCACGGGCACCGGCGCGGCGCCGGTCGTCTCGAAAATCGCCAAGGAGCAGGGTGCAATCGTCGTCGGGATGGTCTCGACGCCGTTCAACGTCGAGCGCGCGCGCACGGTGAAGGCCGAGGAGGGGCTCGAGAAGCTCCGCAACGAGGCCGACTCCATCATCGTGCTCGACAACAACCGGCTGCTGGACTACGTCCCGAACCTGCCCATCGGCAAGGCGTTCTCGGTGATGGACCAGATCATCGCCGAGACGGTCAAGGGCATCTCCGAGACGATCACCCAGCCCTCGCTCATCAACCTCGACTACGCCGACATGACCTCGATCATGAACCAGGGCGGAGTCGCGGTGATGCTGGTCGGCGAGACCCAGGACAAGAACAAGACCGAGGAGGTCGTCCGCGACGCGATGAACCACCCGCTGCTCGACGTGGACTACCGCGGGGCCTCCGGCGGCCTCGTCCACATCACGGGCGGCCCGGACCTCACGCTCAAGGAGGCCGAGTCCATCGCCAGCAACATCACCGAGCGCCTCGAGGCCAGCGCGAACGTCATCTGGGGCGCGCGCATCCAGGACAACTACAAGGGCAAGGTCCGGGTCATGGCCATCATGACCGGGGTCCAGAGCGCCCAGGTCCTCGGCCCGAGCACCCAGAAGCAGGCCGACAAGTCGCGCCAGCAGATGGGCGACGTCGACGCCCAGTCGTTCGACGCCAGCCAGAACGTCGAGGAGCTCGGCGGGACGGGCGAGACCCACAGCGCCGAGCAGTCGGACGACTCGTGGGGCGCCAAGAGCGACGGCGGACAGGACCCGGTGGAGCAGAACAACGGTCTCGACGTCATTCGCTGA
- a CDS encoding HalOD1 output domain-containing protein yields the protein MSEFDAWTPSERIVSKVSHRENVDPVELQPPLNEVVDLDALDALFASRNGRTTRDADGHVEFTYEGYRIWVESDGVIDIDEVGGGE from the coding sequence ATGTCCGAGTTTGATGCCTGGACCCCCTCAGAGCGAATCGTCTCGAAGGTGTCTCACCGAGAGAACGTGGACCCGGTGGAATTGCAACCTCCCCTCAACGAGGTCGTCGATTTGGACGCCTTGGATGCGCTCTTTGCCTCCCGTAACGGTCGAACAACCCGCGACGCCGACGGACACGTCGAGTTCACCTACGAGGGGTATCGAATTTGGGTCGAAAGCGATGGGGTGATCGACATCGACGAAGTAGGAGGTGGGGAATGA
- a CDS encoding zinc-binding dehydrogenase, with protein sequence MSARSVYFTGDGEVEVREREVDDPGEGEVRVRAERSAVSPGTELLVYRGEVPTGMAADATIDALSEEFEFPLRYGYAVVGRVTATGPDVDASWADRRVLAFNPHESRFCASVDDVVAVPDDCSAAAATFLPNVETAVNLVQDGAPRLGERAAVFGQGVVGLLTTALLADCPLAALATVDRHPARRERSLELGADAALDPAGAAEVDADVGDRLRERLGDEFAGADLTYELSGAPEALDDAVAATGYDGRVVVGSWYGTKPAELDLGGRFHRSRISIESSQVSTIDPALRGRWSKDRRLAVAWDRLRDLDPERFVTHEFDVGAADEAYALLDENPGEALGVTFRY encoded by the coding sequence ATGTCAGCACGGTCGGTCTACTTCACGGGGGACGGCGAGGTCGAGGTGCGCGAGCGCGAGGTGGACGACCCCGGCGAGGGGGAGGTCCGGGTCCGGGCCGAGCGCTCGGCGGTCAGCCCCGGCACCGAACTGCTGGTCTACCGCGGCGAGGTGCCGACCGGGATGGCCGCCGACGCGACCATCGACGCTCTCTCCGAGGAGTTCGAGTTCCCGCTCCGGTACGGTTACGCGGTCGTCGGCCGGGTGACTGCGACCGGACCGGACGTCGACGCTTCGTGGGCCGACCGTCGCGTACTCGCGTTCAATCCCCACGAGAGCCGCTTCTGCGCGTCGGTCGACGACGTGGTGGCCGTGCCCGACGACTGCTCGGCGGCGGCGGCGACGTTCCTGCCGAACGTCGAGACCGCGGTGAACCTCGTGCAGGACGGCGCGCCGCGACTCGGCGAGCGCGCGGCGGTGTTCGGCCAGGGCGTGGTCGGCCTGCTGACCACCGCGCTGCTGGCCGATTGCCCGCTGGCCGCCCTGGCGACGGTCGACCGCCACCCCGCCCGGCGCGAGCGGTCGCTGGAACTCGGCGCCGACGCCGCGCTCGACCCGGCCGGAGCGGCTGAAGTCGACGCCGACGTCGGCGACCGGCTCCGGGAGCGATTGGGCGACGAGTTCGCCGGCGCGGACCTGACCTACGAGCTCTCGGGCGCCCCCGAGGCGCTGGACGACGCCGTCGCGGCGACCGGCTACGACGGCCGGGTGGTGGTCGGGTCGTGGTACGGCACCAAACCCGCGGAGCTGGACCTCGGCGGGCGGTTCCACCGGAGCCGAATCAGCATCGAGAGCAGCCAGGTCAGCACCATCGACCCGGCGCTCCGGGGGCGGTGGTCGAAGGACCGCCGGTTGGCGGTGGCGTGGGACCGGCTCCGGGACCTCGACCCCGAGCGGTTCGTGACCCACGAGTTCGACGTCGGAGCAGCCGACGAGGCGTACGCCCTGCTCGACGAGAATCCCGGGGAGGCGCTCGGCGTGACCTTCCGGTACTGA
- the ncsA gene encoding tRNA 2-thiolation protein NcsA: protein MDCDKCDREAVMHAAYSGLHLCEDHFTASVDKRVRRRVREDDLVPDDATPENPQTWVVGLSGGKDSVVLTDILHRTFEKDPRIELVALTVHEGIEGYRDESVDACVELTEELGIRHELVTYEEEFDVRMDDVVEKDPEGMAACAYCGVFRRDLLESYAEEFGADKLLTGHNLDDEAETALMNFLEGDVAQIAKHFDASLGGFDERGEQDDFVPRAKPLRDVPEKEVALYAHLNDLPAHITECPHASEAYRGEIQELIHELEENHPGTRHSIMSGYEELASLAAEQFGAREEGDTDLGECERCGASTTRDVCRKCSLLDAIHAA, encoded by the coding sequence ATGGACTGCGACAAGTGCGACCGGGAGGCGGTGATGCACGCCGCCTACTCGGGACTGCATCTCTGCGAGGACCACTTCACCGCGTCGGTGGACAAGCGCGTCCGGCGGCGCGTCCGGGAGGACGACCTCGTGCCCGACGACGCCACGCCCGAGAACCCCCAGACGTGGGTCGTCGGCCTCTCCGGCGGCAAGGACAGCGTGGTCCTCACCGACATCCTCCACCGGACCTTCGAGAAGGACCCCCGCATCGAACTGGTCGCGCTCACCGTCCACGAGGGCATCGAGGGGTACCGCGACGAGAGCGTCGACGCCTGCGTGGAGCTGACCGAGGAGCTGGGCATCCGCCACGAGCTGGTCACCTACGAGGAGGAGTTCGACGTCCGGATGGACGACGTCGTGGAGAAAGACCCCGAGGGGATGGCCGCGTGCGCCTACTGCGGCGTGTTCCGGCGGGACCTGTTGGAGTCCTACGCCGAGGAGTTCGGCGCCGACAAGCTGCTGACGGGTCACAACCTCGACGACGAGGCCGAGACCGCGCTGATGAACTTCCTGGAGGGCGACGTCGCCCAGATCGCCAAGCACTTCGACGCGAGCCTCGGGGGGTTCGACGAGCGGGGCGAGCAGGACGACTTCGTTCCACGCGCCAAACCGCTCCGGGACGTCCCCGAGAAGGAGGTCGCGCTCTACGCTCACCTCAACGACCTCCCGGCCCACATCACCGAGTGCCCCCACGCCAGCGAGGCCTACCGCGGGGAGATCCAGGAGCTCATCCACGAACTCGAGGAGAACCACCCGGGGACCCGCCACTCCATCATGTCGGGCTACGAGGAGCTGGCGTCGCTGGCCGCCGAGCAGTTCGGCGCCCGCGAGGAGGGCGACACCGACCTGGGCGAGTGCGAGCGCTGCGGCGCCTCGACCACCCGCGACGTCTGCCGGAAGTGCTCGCTGCTCGACGCGATCCACGCGGCCTGA
- a CDS encoding double zinc ribbon domain-containing protein — MSKITFRADEELVERIEGRDASKSEIMREALRAYLDESGGDAGATRVPDRERGGEVDADPAPRRDAAPEPRDAGRPERRGSGSLDDVLAERVDELVADRLAAWEARRRERDRLDERGRDVNVNVTLETDAAVRTDESSTERTGRAASDVSDAPASDRGRGAEGRDPPAETESVCGQCGESLSDDHVYCPNCGEKAARRVFCECGDEVRSDWGFCPSCGRRTPAADVLDRS; from the coding sequence ATGAGTAAGATAACCTTCCGCGCGGACGAGGAACTGGTCGAGCGAATCGAGGGCCGCGACGCCTCCAAGAGCGAGATCATGCGCGAGGCGCTGCGCGCCTACCTCGACGAGTCCGGCGGTGACGCGGGCGCGACTCGGGTCCCGGACCGCGAGCGCGGCGGCGAGGTCGACGCCGACCCCGCTCCGCGCCGCGACGCCGCCCCGGAGCCCCGGGACGCCGGTCGGCCCGAGCGTCGGGGCTCCGGCAGCCTCGACGACGTCCTCGCCGAGCGCGTGGACGAACTCGTCGCCGACCGCCTCGCCGCGTGGGAGGCCCGCCGCCGCGAGCGCGACCGCCTCGACGAGCGCGGCCGCGACGTAAACGTCAACGTGACGCTGGAGACCGACGCCGCGGTCCGGACCGACGAGTCGTCGACCGAGCGAACCGGCCGGGCGGCGTCCGACGTGTCGGACGCCCCCGCGTCGGACCGGGGACGCGGTGCCGAGGGCCGCGACCCGCCGGCCGAGACCGAGAGCGTCTGCGGCCAGTGCGGCGAGTCGCTGTCCGACGACCACGTCTACTGCCCGAACTGCGGGGAGAAGGCCGCCCGGCGCGTCTTCTGCGAGTGCGGCGACGAAGTGCGCTCGGACTGGGGCTTCTGCCCCAGCTGCGGCCGCCGAACGCCCGCGGCCGACGTCCTCGACCGGTCGTAA
- a CDS encoding SLC13 family permease, which produces MLQGAPAPTVDVLVVFGIVAVAVALFVTEAIPSDTTALAVLVSLVVLREFTRVSPEDAISGFANPATVTIVAMYILSAGVQATGVVERLEVAVARFTGGDRNRLLTATVAITGPLAGVVNNTPVVALFIPMITDLADRTHASPSKLLIPLSYAAMLGGTLTLVGTATNLVASSLAADLGVAGAPFSMFQFTPLGVIVLLVGTVYLLTVGQWLLPARIAPHDLTEEFGLGGRLARVYVRPSSPLVGRSVAEARTEDCKILQIIRGEETFVASRTDREIEAGDVLTVRADEETVSAFVEACDLRRLPRAEVTEEELALGEGRGTLAEVIVPANSGFVGRAVGETKVSERYDATVLAVRRGETLVVEDVGDAVLDEGDGLLVHATRVGLDHLEESGDLQVTETVGGGLDIEPEPIDRGRAALAVGIVAGVIAVAAADLLPISIAALGGVVAMVVGDVVRPADAYDAVDWEVIFLLAGVIPLGLAMEQTGAAQLLAAYVTAASATLPAIATLGLFYLLTGLLANLITPVASVALVLPIAVGTAGEAGASAFAFSLAVTFAASTAFMTPMGYQTNLMVYSPGGYRFTDYVRVGAPLQLLLTVVTTLGIAAIWGVTP; this is translated from the coding sequence ATGCTGCAGGGAGCTCCCGCCCCGACCGTCGACGTGCTCGTGGTCTTCGGCATCGTCGCCGTCGCGGTGGCGCTGTTCGTCACCGAGGCGATCCCGTCCGACACGACCGCGCTGGCGGTGCTGGTCTCGCTCGTGGTGCTCCGGGAGTTCACCCGCGTCTCCCCCGAGGACGCCATCTCGGGGTTCGCGAACCCCGCGACCGTCACCATCGTCGCGATGTACATCCTGAGCGCCGGAGTCCAGGCGACCGGGGTGGTCGAGCGGCTCGAGGTCGCGGTCGCCCGGTTCACCGGCGGCGACAGGAACCGGCTGCTGACCGCGACGGTCGCCATCACCGGACCGCTGGCGGGTGTGGTCAACAACACGCCGGTCGTGGCGCTGTTCATCCCGATGATAACGGACCTGGCCGACCGGACCCACGCCTCCCCGTCGAAGCTGCTGATTCCGCTGTCGTACGCCGCGATGCTCGGCGGGACGCTGACGCTGGTCGGCACCGCGACGAACCTGGTGGCGAGCTCGCTCGCGGCCGACCTCGGGGTGGCGGGCGCGCCGTTCTCGATGTTCCAGTTCACGCCGCTGGGCGTGATCGTGCTACTCGTCGGCACGGTCTACCTGCTCACGGTGGGCCAGTGGCTGCTGCCCGCCCGCATCGCGCCGCACGACCTGACCGAGGAGTTCGGGCTGGGAGGCCGACTCGCCCGGGTGTACGTCCGGCCGTCGTCGCCGCTGGTGGGCCGGAGCGTCGCCGAGGCCCGCACCGAGGACTGCAAGATACTCCAGATCATCCGGGGCGAGGAGACGTTCGTGGCGTCCCGGACCGACCGGGAGATAGAGGCCGGCGACGTGCTGACCGTCCGGGCCGACGAGGAGACGGTGTCGGCGTTCGTCGAGGCGTGCGACCTGCGCCGGCTCCCGCGGGCCGAGGTCACCGAGGAGGAACTCGCGCTCGGCGAGGGCCGGGGCACGCTCGCGGAGGTCATCGTGCCCGCGAACTCCGGATTCGTCGGGCGAGCGGTCGGCGAGACGAAGGTGAGCGAGCGTTACGACGCGACGGTGCTGGCGGTCCGGCGCGGGGAGACGCTCGTGGTCGAGGACGTGGGCGACGCGGTACTCGACGAGGGCGACGGGCTGCTGGTACACGCCACGCGGGTCGGCCTCGACCACCTCGAGGAGTCGGGCGACCTCCAGGTCACCGAGACGGTCGGCGGCGGGCTCGACATCGAACCCGAACCCATCGACCGCGGGCGGGCCGCGCTCGCGGTCGGCATCGTCGCGGGCGTCATCGCGGTCGCGGCCGCCGACCTGCTTCCCATCTCCATCGCGGCGCTCGGCGGCGTGGTGGCGATGGTGGTCGGCGACGTCGTCCGGCCCGCCGACGCCTACGACGCGGTCGACTGGGAGGTCATCTTCCTGCTCGCCGGGGTCATCCCGCTCGGCCTCGCGATGGAGCAGACCGGCGCCGCCCAGCTGCTCGCGGCCTACGTGACCGCGGCCTCGGCGACCCTCCCCGCGATAGCCACGCTGGGGCTGTTCTACCTCCTGACCGGGCTGCTGGCCAATCTCATCACGCCGGTCGCCAGCGTGGCGCTGGTGCTGCCCATCGCGGTCGGCACCGCGGGCGAGGCGGGCGCGAGCGCGTTCGCGTTCTCGCTCGCGGTCACGTTCGCGGCCTCCACGGCCTTCATGACGCCGATGGGCTACCAGACGAACCTGATGGTGTACAGCCCCGGCGGCTACCGGTTCACCGACTACGTGCGGGTGGGCGCGCCGCTCCAGTTGCTGTTGACGGTCGTGACGACGCTCGGCATCGCCGCCATCTGGGGCGTGACTCCCTGA
- a CDS encoding M24 family metallopeptidase gives MPTRVPDAEFRDRLAAVRDRIADAGADAGVWFGATSIEYLTGFDHIQTERPVVLAVTADRVAVTVPRLEVERVESNPRIDAVHHYFDYPGGNPVETAARMLSDLDAESVAADADGAPGVMGYEGPQLSKFVDVETQSWVDRLRWAKSDAEVDLVRESARWGNLAHRYLADHTEVGEHPATVSQRASLEASRAMLDTLGDEYVPRTRGDGPAMAGFITGEQTALPHGHTANRRLREGDVLVTGATANVDGYFSELERTMFLGEPTDEQAHYFELMLEAQTAAIDALGPGVELAYVDEQVWDFFAEQGVADLAQHHVGHNIGLGAHEPPYIDRGWTDHCESRDGREDGDAEMEPGHVYTIEPGIYTDEYGYRHSDTVAVTEDGTEMLTYYPRDLESNVIRVE, from the coding sequence ATGCCGACGCGCGTACCCGACGCCGAATTCCGGGACCGACTCGCCGCCGTCCGCGACCGCATCGCCGACGCCGGCGCCGACGCGGGGGTCTGGTTCGGCGCGACCAGCATCGAGTACCTGACCGGGTTCGACCACATCCAGACCGAGCGGCCGGTGGTCCTGGCGGTGACCGCCGACCGGGTCGCCGTGACCGTCCCCCGCCTCGAGGTCGAGCGGGTGGAGTCGAACCCCCGCATCGACGCGGTCCACCACTACTTCGACTACCCCGGCGGAAATCCGGTCGAGACTGCCGCTCGGATGCTGTCGGACCTCGACGCCGAGTCGGTCGCCGCCGACGCCGACGGCGCGCCGGGCGTGATGGGCTACGAGGGCCCGCAGCTCTCGAAGTTCGTCGACGTCGAGACCCAGAGCTGGGTCGACCGGCTGCGGTGGGCCAAGTCCGACGCCGAGGTCGACCTGGTCCGCGAGTCCGCCCGGTGGGGCAACCTCGCCCACCGCTATCTCGCCGACCACACCGAGGTGGGCGAGCACCCCGCGACCGTGAGCCAGCGCGCCTCGCTGGAGGCGTCCCGCGCGATGCTCGATACGCTGGGCGATGAGTACGTCCCGCGCACGCGCGGGGACGGCCCCGCGATGGCGGGGTTCATCACCGGCGAGCAGACCGCCCTGCCCCACGGCCACACCGCGAACCGCCGGCTGCGGGAGGGCGACGTGCTGGTCACGGGCGCCACCGCCAACGTCGACGGCTACTTCTCGGAGCTCGAGCGCACGATGTTCCTCGGCGAGCCCACCGACGAGCAGGCCCACTACTTCGAGCTGATGCTGGAGGCCCAGACCGCCGCCATCGACGCGCTCGGGCCGGGCGTCGAACTCGCCTACGTCGACGAGCAGGTGTGGGACTTCTTCGCCGAGCAGGGCGTCGCCGACCTCGCCCAGCACCACGTCGGCCACAACATCGGGCTGGGCGCCCACGAACCGCCGTACATCGACCGCGGGTGGACCGACCACTGCGAGTCCCGGGACGGCCGCGAGGACGGGGACGCCGAGATGGAGCCCGGCCACGTCTACACCATCGAGCCGGGCATCTACACAGACGAGTACGGCTACCGCCACTCGGACACCGTGGCCGTCACCGAGGACGGCACCGAGATGCTGACCTACTACCCGCGGGACCTCGAATCGAACGTCATCCGGGTCGAGTAG
- a CDS encoding Lrp/AsnC family transcriptional regulator, whose translation MDTYELDEIDKGILYYLQQDARNSTSTDMAEQLDIAASTVRNRLSRMQDEGVIKRYIPRLDYEKAGYPLRVLFTCTASGTPESICHDVLDQEGVVAVRELLAGQENLHIEVVGTDTQHLTDTAERLRNMGLEIVRSDVLKEQVQQPFNDFGTSVVDGDERD comes from the coding sequence ATGGATACCTACGAACTGGACGAGATCGACAAAGGCATCCTCTACTATCTCCAGCAAGACGCGCGTAACAGCACCAGTACCGATATGGCCGAGCAGTTAGACATCGCCGCCAGTACGGTGCGGAACCGCCTCTCTCGTATGCAGGATGAAGGCGTTATCAAGCGCTACATCCCGCGGCTCGACTACGAGAAGGCCGGGTATCCGCTTCGAGTTCTGTTTACCTGTACCGCATCAGGTACCCCCGAGAGTATCTGCCACGACGTTCTCGACCAGGAAGGCGTCGTCGCTGTCCGCGAACTGCTCGCCGGTCAGGAGAACCTCCACATCGAGGTAGTCGGGACAGATACCCAACACCTGACGGACACAGCGGAACGCCTCCGCAATATGGGACTCGAGATCGTACGGTCGGACGTGTTGAAGGAACAGGTCCAACAGCCGTTCAACGACTTCGGAACGTCCGTCGTCGACGGCGATGAACGGGACTAA
- a CDS encoding ribbon-helix-helix domain-containing protein: MERVTLRIPKQQIEEVEQMVETGEFPNRSEAIRAAVRDMLNEHEEGTTEQTTNKRSWAKV; encoded by the coding sequence ATGGAGCGTGTGACACTCCGCATTCCGAAGCAGCAGATAGAAGAGGTCGAACAGATGGTCGAGACGGGAGAGTTCCCGAACCGGAGCGAGGCGATCCGGGCGGCCGTTCGAGATATGCTGAACGAACACGAGGAGGGCACGACCGAGCAAACGACGAACAAGCGGTCGTGGGCCAAGGTGTAA
- a CDS encoding redoxin domain-containing protein: MGDPGGPAVGSRAPEFTAPLAAPDGSVTEASLSSLVEDGAVLLVFQPTDFDLEGFAERRAVGKYDWFAADDRIRVVGINRARPRTNREFIDYLDVTYPFCSDRDLSIARSYGATYRAFGVAPRARRACFVVDCEGVVRYRWIGDRGRRDDGHPQVENLYAVLTDLLGRPDPDSFGLA, from the coding sequence ATGGGAGACCCCGGCGGTCCGGCGGTCGGTTCGCGAGCCCCGGAGTTCACCGCGCCGCTGGCGGCGCCCGACGGGTCGGTGACGGAGGCGTCGCTGTCGTCGCTGGTCGAGGACGGCGCGGTCCTGCTGGTGTTCCAGCCGACCGACTTCGACCTGGAGGGGTTCGCCGAGCGCCGCGCGGTCGGCAAGTACGACTGGTTCGCGGCCGACGACCGGATCCGGGTGGTCGGAATCAACCGCGCCCGGCCCCGGACCAACCGGGAGTTCATCGACTACCTCGACGTGACCTACCCGTTCTGCTCGGACCGCGACCTCTCGATAGCGCGGTCCTACGGCGCGACCTACCGGGCGTTCGGCGTCGCGCCGCGGGCGCGCCGGGCCTGCTTCGTCGTGGACTGCGAGGGCGTGGTCCGGTACCGCTGGATCGGCGACCGCGGTCGACGCGACGACGGTCACCCGCAGGTCGAGAACCTCTACGCGGTCCTGACCGACCTGCTCGGCCGGCCGGACCCCGACAGCTTCGGCCTGGCGTGA
- a CDS encoding sensor histidine kinase, producing MSVPSASFPRSVTLGGLTVAGIGFFLTRFTVTLAAYEEPTAFYLAGLLPLVLGLLLAAFGVALVVGPFDPAFVRRTAVWCLAGTGAMAALVGLTLLGSNPRGVGGVGATLSEAYLSNFLIGGGVGGTLTGVYAARSERQRGELRWQANRLVTLNRILRHEVLNSVTAISGYADVVADRDGGAGGDDPRGDRAVEVIRRRSGHIVDTIEDVQYLTESARSAETDLVAVDLVECLDRSIEAVRERHPDAEYVLGQGFDGPVPVWANSQLDRLFEHLLDNAVEHNDAEAPRVEVSVDVAGQRATVRVADDGPGLPDRQRSILETGAVAEHDDPASGFGLNVVRLLVERFRGGVSTDVSDAGTTVAVSLVRATGSAFPGTGPSADRAYGVATPRLAVAVGAALVAGVAMGAFSQAVASVIPVIGALYGVAHPVVGWVTHEFHSVVFGMVFTGLLTAGPGRRVDGPGGHVLAGAAWGVLLWAVAAGVVMPVWLRLVGIPAPVPNLGPTALGSHLVWGVSLGGLYYLGTEWLDARAVD from the coding sequence ATGAGCGTTCCGTCGGCCTCGTTCCCGCGAAGCGTCACGCTGGGCGGCCTCACCGTCGCCGGTATCGGGTTCTTCCTCACCAGGTTCACCGTGACGCTGGCCGCCTACGAGGAGCCGACCGCGTTCTACCTCGCGGGCCTGCTCCCGCTGGTCCTGGGCCTCCTCCTGGCGGCGTTCGGCGTGGCGCTGGTCGTCGGGCCGTTCGACCCGGCGTTCGTCCGGCGCACCGCGGTCTGGTGTCTGGCCGGGACCGGGGCGATGGCGGCGCTCGTCGGACTCACCCTGCTCGGGTCGAACCCCCGCGGCGTCGGCGGCGTGGGGGCGACCCTCTCGGAGGCGTACCTCTCGAACTTCCTCATCGGCGGCGGCGTCGGCGGGACGCTGACCGGGGTGTACGCCGCCCGGAGCGAGCGCCAGCGCGGAGAGCTCCGGTGGCAGGCCAACCGGCTCGTGACGCTGAACCGCATCCTCCGCCACGAGGTGCTCAACTCGGTCACCGCCATCTCGGGGTACGCCGACGTCGTCGCCGACCGCGACGGGGGCGCAGGAGGGGACGACCCCCGAGGCGACCGGGCGGTCGAGGTCATCCGGCGGCGCTCCGGCCACATCGTCGACACCATCGAGGACGTGCAGTACCTGACCGAGTCCGCCCGGTCGGCCGAGACCGACCTGGTCGCGGTCGACCTGGTCGAGTGCCTCGACCGCAGCATCGAAGCGGTCCGCGAGCGCCACCCGGACGCCGAGTACGTCCTCGGCCAGGGGTTCGACGGGCCGGTCCCGGTGTGGGCGAACTCGCAACTGGACCGGCTCTTCGAGCACCTGCTCGACAACGCGGTCGAACACAACGACGCCGAGGCGCCACGGGTCGAGGTGAGCGTCGACGTCGCCGGCCAGCGCGCGACGGTCCGCGTGGCCGACGACGGCCCGGGGCTGCCCGACCGCCAGCGGTCGATACTCGAGACGGGCGCGGTCGCCGAACACGACGACCCCGCGAGCGGCTTCGGTCTCAACGTCGTCCGGCTGCTGGTCGAGCGGTTCCGCGGCGGGGTCTCGACGGACGTCTCCGACGCGGGAACGACCGTCGCGGTGTCGCTGGTCCGCGCGACGGGGTCGGCGTTCCCCGGCACGGGCCCGTCGGCGGACCGGGCGTACGGAGTCGCGACGCCGCGGCTGGCGGTCGCGGTCGGCGCCGCCCTCGTCGCGGGCGTCGCGATGGGGGCGTTCAGCCAGGCGGTCGCGAGCGTGATTCCGGTCATCGGGGCGCTGTACGGCGTCGCGCACCCGGTCGTCGGCTGGGTGACTCACGAGTTCCACAGCGTCGTGTTCGGGATGGTGTTCACGGGGCTGCTCACCGCCGGCCCGGGCAGGCGGGTCGACGGGCCCGGCGGCCACGTCCTCGCCGGAGCGGCGTGGGGGGTACTCCTTTGGGCCGTCGCCGCGGGCGTCGTCATGCCCGTGTGGCTCCGACTCGTCGGGATCCCGGCGCCGGTCCCGAACCTCGGCCCGACCGCTCTCGGGAGCCACCTCGTCTGGGGCGTCTCGCTCGGCGGCCTCTACTACCTGGGGACCGAGTGGCTCGACGCCCGGGCCGTCGACTGA